From Bifidobacterium sp. ESL0790, one genomic window encodes:
- a CDS encoding DUF2207 domain-containing protein, whose product MKSMSPRHVLNAILVALVFTAIIGIPFLGVYLLGVKFGDDDESDITNLDYQDDLTHFLVILVLFTIVALGVVIYTNLSSRLPHDIDYSRDLPTMSPGCATLFNDVIDPPPAAFSRAINIGSSAMAATLLALEEKKLIAIYPGVAADYEGFDLRRPDDAGLQGRMREVAEAQRSSAAAIAAQTEAQNAANDSGQSSRRQGRHRAKRPAPMSGMWGRFLWNTSLGAKLRKNAYGQFWVGDVNQPSGLVSTISVMPVAFMDSQTSNGSNNPNNSNGSNGSKNPNPLSALSSTERAFLKFLTDFSRWRRSTVFDLNQLRAACSAEDAALDEQMRRRRESEDKSGRRIRTPKPVSFDGLFRGYQPQARFFQAMRYELRDEKLVAYNMGRMLLLLFAMTAAIIFGAHPLAELWDDNAGYLAIGLGALGSVIGVTTLFCSQPYSLTVEGKRAAIQLLGLKKYLRDFSDFSSRDAADVELWGQYLIYATALGLSEGTCRQLSVYIYVYAVMEAYNYYGTNYEGIVMGGPTAPGASMPGMMANTRS is encoded by the coding sequence ATGAAATCAATGAGTCCGAGGCACGTGCTGAACGCCATACTCGTCGCCCTTGTCTTCACCGCGATAATAGGCATCCCGTTCCTCGGCGTGTATCTTTTGGGCGTGAAGTTCGGCGACGACGATGAATCCGACATCACGAATCTCGATTATCAGGATGATCTCACCCATTTTCTCGTCATTCTGGTGCTGTTCACGATTGTGGCGCTCGGCGTGGTCATCTACACGAACCTGAGCTCGCGCTTGCCGCACGACATCGATTACAGCCGTGATCTGCCCACGATGAGCCCTGGGTGCGCCACGCTGTTCAACGACGTCATCGACCCGCCTCCCGCGGCGTTCTCGCGCGCGATCAATATCGGATCGTCGGCCATGGCCGCCACGTTGCTCGCGTTGGAGGAGAAGAAGCTCATCGCCATCTATCCAGGCGTCGCCGCCGATTACGAGGGCTTCGACCTGCGCCGTCCCGATGACGCCGGGCTGCAGGGCCGCATGCGTGAGGTCGCTGAGGCGCAACGTTCGTCCGCCGCCGCAATCGCCGCCCAAACGGAGGCGCAAAACGCCGCCAATGATTCCGGCCAATCCTCGCGCCGCCAAGGTCGTCATCGCGCCAAGCGACCCGCGCCCATGAGCGGCATGTGGGGCCGGTTCCTGTGGAACACGTCGTTGGGCGCGAAGCTGCGCAAGAACGCCTACGGCCAATTCTGGGTGGGCGACGTCAACCAGCCGTCGGGCTTGGTGAGCACGATCTCCGTGATGCCCGTGGCCTTCATGGATTCTCAGACGTCGAACGGTTCAAACAACCCAAACAATTCGAATGGCTCAAACGGTTCGAAAAATCCGAACCCTCTGAGCGCCCTGTCGTCCACCGAGCGGGCGTTCCTGAAATTCCTGACCGACTTCTCGCGTTGGCGGCGCAGCACGGTGTTCGACCTGAACCAGCTCCGCGCCGCCTGCTCCGCCGAGGACGCGGCGCTGGACGAACAGATGAGGAGGAGGCGTGAGAGCGAGGACAAAAGCGGCCGGCGCATAAGGACGCCGAAGCCGGTCTCCTTCGACGGCTTGTTCAGGGGATATCAGCCCCAAGCCAGATTCTTCCAGGCGATGCGCTATGAGCTACGCGACGAGAAGTTGGTGGCATACAACATGGGCCGAATGCTTTTGCTGTTGTTTGCCATGACGGCGGCCATCATCTTCGGTGCCCACCCCCTCGCGGAGCTATGGGACGACAATGCAGGCTACTTGGCGATCGGCCTCGGCGCCTTGGGCTCCGTCATCGGCGTGACGACGCTGTTTTGCTCGCAGCCATATTCCCTGACCGTGGAAGGCAAGCGCGCGGCTATCCAGCTGTTGGGCCTCAAGAAATACCTGCGTGATTTCAGCGATTTCTCGTCGCGTGACGCCGCCGATGTGGAGCTTTGGGGCCAGTACCTCATCTACGCCACCGCGCTTGGCCTGAGCGAAGGCACGTGCCGCCAGCTTTCCGTCTATATCTACGTTTATGCGGTGATGGAGGCCTATAACTACTACGGCACCAATTACGAGGGCATCGTCATGGGCGGGCCCACGGCTCCCGGTGCATCGATGCCGGGCATGATGGCCAATACGAGGTCATAA
- a CDS encoding ABC transporter permease subunit — protein MTFFTNPASPIAGRTGANAHNGARQPNLAARVVSDCAVVAGILAILAVIAWLVPAINAPVGPHGVPSTISTDPANLPYYALRSVFRMALALLFSLIFTFVYGLAAARSRRLGKVLIPLLDILQSVPILGFLSATVTIWLALFPGSMMGVEAASIFAIFTSQAWNMTFSFYRSLKSEPQELVEAAQSLRLTRWQRFWTLDVPNSMIPLIWNMMMSVGGGWFFLTASEMISVGNHTYALPGIGSYVAAASAEESPAKIGWAILTMIIVVLLVDVCIWKPMTAWAEKFRITQSESSTPKRSFVLTLIRQSHIDEWLGRLLQPVGDLLERITRPLGRTGAKWGARPGRRRAGDIVFDVIVGALVIFGAAELLVTISRSTGLGELGRAFGLGGITFLRVALLTLLCSVVWVPVGAIIGMNPRISRLVQPLVQVLASFPANFIFPFAVMFFVACGVDINWGSILLMALGTQWYILFNVIAGASAIPDDLIEMSKSLRMSTWMRWRTLILPAVFGSWVTGGITAAGGAWNASIVSEIVSYGKHTLVAHGLGSYIAEATAHGEGMKTIIGVAVMAIFVVAVNRLFWNPLQRLADRRFVVG, from the coding sequence ATGACCTTCTTCACCAACCCCGCCTCCCCCATCGCAGGGAGGACCGGCGCCAACGCCCACAACGGCGCGCGCCAACCCAACCTCGCCGCCCGCGTGGTCTCCGACTGCGCCGTGGTGGCCGGCATCCTCGCCATCCTCGCCGTGATCGCCTGGCTCGTGCCCGCCATCAACGCGCCCGTGGGCCCGCACGGCGTGCCGTCCACCATCTCCACCGACCCGGCCAACCTGCCCTACTACGCCCTGCGCTCCGTCTTCCGCATGGCGCTGGCACTGCTGTTCTCGCTGATCTTCACCTTCGTCTACGGCCTGGCCGCGGCCCGCTCGCGCAGGCTCGGCAAAGTGCTCATCCCCCTGCTCGACATCCTGCAATCCGTGCCGATTTTGGGCTTCCTCTCGGCGACCGTCACCATCTGGCTCGCGCTTTTCCCCGGCTCAATGATGGGCGTGGAGGCCGCCTCGATCTTCGCCATCTTCACCTCGCAGGCGTGGAACATGACCTTCTCGTTCTACCGGTCGCTGAAAAGCGAGCCACAGGAACTCGTGGAGGCCGCGCAGAGCCTGCGCCTGACGCGATGGCAGCGTTTCTGGACGCTCGACGTGCCCAACTCCATGATCCCGCTGATCTGGAACATGATGATGAGCGTGGGCGGCGGCTGGTTCTTCCTGACCGCCTCCGAGATGATCTCCGTGGGCAACCACACCTACGCGTTGCCCGGCATCGGCAGCTACGTGGCGGCGGCGTCGGCCGAGGAGAGCCCCGCGAAAATCGGCTGGGCCATCCTCACCATGATCATCGTCGTGCTGCTGGTTGACGTGTGCATCTGGAAGCCGATGACCGCCTGGGCCGAGAAGTTCCGCATCACGCAGAGCGAATCCTCCACACCCAAGCGCAGTTTTGTGCTCACACTCATCCGCCAGTCGCATATCGACGAATGGCTCGGGCGGCTGCTGCAGCCGGTGGGCGACCTGCTCGAGCGCATCACCCGACCTCTGGGGCGCACCGGGGCCAAATGGGGCGCCAGACCCGGCAGACGGCGCGCGGGCGACATCGTCTTCGACGTCATCGTGGGGGCGCTGGTGATCTTCGGGGCCGCTGAACTGTTGGTCACCATCTCGCGCAGCACCGGGCTCGGCGAGCTCGGACGGGCCTTCGGACTCGGCGGCATCACCTTCCTGCGCGTGGCGCTGCTGACCCTGCTCTGCTCGGTGGTCTGGGTGCCGGTGGGCGCGATCATCGGCATGAACCCGCGAATCTCACGGCTCGTACAACCGCTCGTGCAGGTGCTGGCGAGCTTCCCGGCCAACTTCATCTTCCCCTTCGCGGTCATGTTCTTCGTGGCGTGCGGCGTCGACATCAACTGGGGCTCGATCCTCCTGATGGCGCTGGGCACGCAGTGGTACATCCTCTTCAACGTCATCGCCGGGGCGAGCGCGATTCCCGACGACCTCATCGAGATGAGCAAGAGCCTGCGCATGAGCACTTGGATGCGCTGGCGCACGCTCATTCTGCCGGCGGTCTTCGGCTCGTGGGTCACCGGCGGCATCACCGCGGCGGGCGGCGCGTGGAACGCCTCGATTGTCTCCGAAATCGTCAGCTACGGCAAGCACACGCTGGTGGCGCACGGCCTGGGCTCCTACATCGCCGAGGCCACCGCGCACGGCGAGGGCATGAAGACCATCATCGGCGTGGCCGTGATGGCGATCTTCGTCGTGGCCGTCAACCGCCTCTTCTGGAACCCGCTGCAACGGCTCGCCGACCGACGTTTCGTGGTCGGATAG
- a CDS encoding nitrate/sulfonate/bicarbonate ABC transporter ATP-binding protein, whose translation MNFTKLLNAVASETQTGGATATATRTRGRRRTNPNFADLDANATHTVIEASHISQRFTSEKGHETTVLDDISFNLHEGEIVAVLGRSGAGKSTFLRILAGLVEPSSGQVSYRGKALDGPNPGVALVFQTFALMPWLTVQDNVELGLEAKGMPRAKRHELALSAIDAIGLDGFESAYPKELSGGMRQRVGIARALVLRPNALFMDEPFSALDVLTAENLRQEVLNLWNGKGNDIKSILIVTHNIEEAVQMADRVVVLGSHPGHLIAQVPVDLPRPRDKHSPEFEAMVDRLYAILTGKDESQKSKMENTKPRNSNESDSVSSTFVTANSGADDKNDDRDDISGIADKKDSATAPTAGNAKTAASDGSNETGDSAENGRTAEVATETTPQNIPTEDSPDKRLLPNATPGGLAGLLDVVSNYPAGVDLADLAADLSFEVDDLFPLIDAGTMLGLLTVSNGHCTITREGERWCHADVLDAKQLFAQLVMDHAPLVRTIDRALRNHPDKGLRGELILDLLRSQHTDEEAQQQFDIAVTWGRYGELFDYDADDDLLTLDEANK comes from the coding sequence ATGAACTTCACCAAACTGCTGAACGCCGTCGCCAGCGAGACCCAGACCGGCGGCGCGACCGCCACCGCCACCCGCACGCGCGGACGCAGGCGCACCAACCCCAACTTCGCCGACCTCGACGCCAACGCCACCCACACCGTCATCGAGGCCAGCCACATCAGCCAGCGCTTCACCTCCGAGAAGGGCCACGAGACCACCGTGCTCGACGACATCTCCTTCAACCTGCACGAGGGCGAGATCGTGGCCGTGCTCGGGCGCAGCGGGGCCGGAAAATCAACCTTCCTGCGCATTCTGGCCGGGCTGGTGGAGCCCAGCAGCGGCCAGGTCTCCTACCGCGGCAAGGCGCTCGACGGGCCGAACCCCGGGGTGGCGCTGGTCTTCCAGACTTTCGCGCTCATGCCGTGGCTCACCGTGCAAGACAACGTGGAGCTCGGGCTGGAGGCCAAGGGCATGCCGCGCGCCAAGCGCCACGAGCTCGCGCTGAGCGCCATCGACGCCATCGGCCTCGACGGCTTCGAATCGGCCTACCCCAAGGAGCTCTCGGGCGGCATGCGCCAGAGGGTCGGCATCGCCCGCGCGCTTGTGCTGCGCCCCAACGCCCTCTTCATGGACGAGCCCTTCAGCGCCCTCGACGTGCTGACCGCCGAGAACCTGCGCCAGGAGGTCTTGAACCTCTGGAACGGCAAGGGCAACGACATCAAGTCGATCCTCATCGTCACCCACAACATCGAGGAGGCCGTGCAGATGGCCGACCGCGTGGTGGTGCTGGGCTCGCACCCGGGCCACCTCATCGCGCAGGTGCCGGTGGACCTGCCGCGCCCGCGCGACAAGCACAGCCCGGAGTTCGAGGCGATGGTAGATAGGCTCTACGCCATCCTGACCGGTAAGGACGAGTCACAAAAGTCGAAGATGGAAAACACGAAACCGCGGAATTCCAATGAATCGGATTCGGTATCTTCCACTTTTGTAACCGCGAATTCTGGGGCCGACGATAAAAACGATGACCGTGATGACATTTCGGGCATTGCCGATAAGAAAGATTCCGCGACCGCCCCGACCGCCGGAAACGCGAAGACCGCGGCATCGGATGGTTCCAACGAAACTGGTGATTCCGCCGAAAACGGTAGGACTGCCGAGGTCGCTACCGAAACCACGCCGCAGAACATTCCCACCGAGGACTCCCCCGACAAGCGGCTGCTGCCCAACGCCACCCCCGGCGGCCTGGCGGGTCTGCTCGACGTGGTGTCGAACTACCCGGCCGGCGTGGACCTGGCCGACCTGGCCGCCGACCTCTCCTTCGAGGTGGACGACCTCTTCCCGCTCATCGACGCCGGCACGATGCTCGGCCTCCTGACCGTGAGCAACGGCCACTGCACCATCACCCGCGAGGGCGAGCGCTGGTGCCACGCCGACGTGCTCGACGCCAAGCAGCTCTTCGCCCAGCTGGTGATGGACCACGCGCCGCTCGTGCGCACCATCGACCGCGCCCTGCGCAACCACCCCGACAAGGGTCTGCGTGGCGAGCTCATCCTCGACCTCTTGCGCAGCCAGCACACCGACGAGGAGGCGCAGCAGCAGTTCGACATCGCGGTGACTTGGGGCCGCTACGGCGAGCTCTTCGACTACGACGCCGACGACGACCTGCTCACCCTGGACGAGGCCAACAAGTAG
- a CDS encoding DUF2207 domain-containing protein has translation MGLRSGLGRVVRQIPFCLGCTLVVALCMIPSYASSKDQQAQREAKQTNETTSSDPGLPTLSDYVPESRKLTEEEKQNYADQDAKRDMSYNSIDYDMAVQSNGDVALTEHVDMRLAERDFNGSALPWTNLSLAVFLSDDSSFLAYPRPELGAITDVSVSNAQTGEDYRHVPYGALSQYDKDGNQLFQPGMWTADVYDQGAEADYTPVTMKADAALSAKDEQYAANRDSVTLTWAIPPVQSAESLKFDISMTLKNALTRCGDRSYFAYRAYYEGDGHVGHVHGRLRLPEVVNKPVGLVDYSGRKTVGSKGARELDFDAYDVPGAESVAFYSMFDGPMGEVRHDMVWDGKSDKFRDKRRATGDSDKSISAELTGDWALQVFGYLELVLVFLIFGALMVVLTNRQTKWRSKLDYYHDVPDMSPASAANFINVIQPSAVNMGWLSELGTRELLSTLLSLSSKKVVELHPGSASAYEGIDLATASDEEIRAREKVALEVQDARMAAAERARANDNTAGEDSAEASGDGFGGGNGLDDNNSSDTLNGNIPNGDSNAGSTSFLHRFLAKPGRVQTWLSHMLWRTQWGWAIRRHPHLARLFGGIPKPADGRTATVRLLHAPDDGSAVVSGLRKSEAAMLTYLDDFAQWKGSRVFDLNELRNSTESWNNDMGYERHAAKLGKPNQLARPVSDPSEVWTAGIKKQQAFLDAAQEEYKALKLTRISILSMVAWIALFCLFSLGFFMLRDIWDADHQGLALGLGLPGLFLALMVFTLMQNYMLTPRGRLEAGKILGLMAYMRDFSDFSKRGVEDLAIWGQYLTYAIALGMETKVTRQLAFRLPTNPYWGD, from the coding sequence GTGGGTCTTCGCTCTGGATTGGGACGTGTCGTCCGGCAGATTCCCTTCTGCCTCGGGTGCACGCTGGTGGTCGCGCTGTGCATGATCCCGTCGTATGCCTCCAGCAAGGACCAGCAGGCGCAGCGCGAGGCCAAGCAGACCAACGAAACGACTTCGTCCGATCCGGGCCTGCCGACCTTGAGCGACTACGTGCCCGAAAGCAGGAAGCTCACCGAGGAGGAGAAACAGAACTACGCGGATCAAGACGCCAAGAGAGACATGAGCTACAACTCGATCGACTACGACATGGCCGTCCAATCCAACGGCGACGTGGCGCTCACCGAGCACGTGGATATGCGGCTGGCCGAAAGGGATTTCAACGGCTCCGCCCTACCGTGGACCAACCTTTCGCTGGCGGTCTTCCTGTCCGATGATTCCTCGTTTCTGGCGTATCCCAGACCAGAGCTCGGCGCGATCACCGATGTGAGCGTGAGTAACGCGCAAACCGGAGAGGACTATCGGCATGTGCCCTATGGTGCCCTCAGCCAATATGACAAGGACGGGAACCAGCTTTTCCAACCGGGCATGTGGACCGCCGATGTGTACGATCAAGGTGCCGAGGCTGATTACACGCCCGTCACGATGAAGGCCGATGCTGCCTTGTCGGCCAAGGATGAGCAGTACGCCGCGAACAGGGATTCGGTGACGCTCACCTGGGCCATCCCTCCGGTCCAGTCGGCCGAGAGCCTGAAATTCGATATCTCCATGACGCTCAAGAACGCGCTCACCCGCTGTGGCGACCGTTCGTATTTCGCCTATCGCGCCTACTACGAGGGTGACGGGCACGTCGGGCATGTCCACGGCAGGCTGAGGCTTCCGGAAGTGGTGAACAAACCGGTGGGGCTTGTGGACTATTCCGGCCGGAAAACCGTCGGTTCGAAGGGCGCGCGCGAGCTTGATTTCGATGCCTACGACGTTCCTGGCGCCGAATCCGTCGCTTTTTACTCCATGTTTGACGGGCCGATGGGCGAGGTTCGGCACGATATGGTGTGGGATGGCAAAAGCGACAAGTTCCGTGACAAGCGGCGCGCGACAGGCGATTCCGACAAATCGATCAGTGCTGAGCTTACCGGCGATTGGGCCCTGCAGGTTTTCGGTTACCTAGAGCTGGTGCTCGTCTTCCTGATTTTTGGCGCGCTGATGGTCGTCCTCACCAACCGGCAGACCAAATGGCGCTCCAAACTCGACTATTACCATGACGTGCCCGACATGAGTCCGGCCAGCGCGGCGAACTTTATCAACGTGATTCAGCCGTCCGCCGTCAACATGGGCTGGCTTTCCGAGCTTGGCACGCGCGAGCTGCTTTCGACGCTGCTTTCGCTTTCCAGCAAGAAGGTGGTCGAGCTCCACCCTGGGTCCGCGTCGGCGTATGAGGGGATCGACCTGGCCACCGCCAGCGACGAGGAGATACGCGCTCGCGAGAAGGTCGCTTTGGAGGTCCAGGACGCGCGGATGGCGGCGGCCGAGAGGGCGCGGGCCAATGATAATACGGCAGGCGAGGATTCGGCTGAGGCCAGCGGCGATGGCTTTGGTGGTGGTAATGGTCTCGATGATAATAATTCCAGCGATACCCTTAATGGAAATATCCCCAACGGCGATTCCAACGCCGGTTCCACGTCGTTCCTCCACCGTTTCCTCGCGAAACCCGGCCGCGTCCAAACGTGGCTCAGCCATATGCTCTGGCGCACGCAATGGGGCTGGGCCATCCGCCGTCATCCACACCTCGCCCGTCTCTTCGGCGGCATTCCCAAGCCTGCCGACGGACGGACCGCCACGGTGCGGTTGCTGCATGCGCCCGACGACGGCAGCGCGGTGGTCTCCGGGCTCCGCAAGTCCGAAGCCGCGATGCTCACCTATCTCGATGATTTCGCGCAATGGAAGGGCTCGCGCGTCTTCGACCTCAACGAGCTGCGCAACTCCACCGAAAGCTGGAACAACGACATGGGCTATGAGCGCCACGCGGCCAAACTCGGCAAACCCAACCAGCTCGCCCGCCCGGTCTCCGACCCGAGCGAGGTGTGGACCGCCGGCATCAAGAAGCAGCAGGCGTTCCTCGATGCCGCGCAGGAGGAGTATAAGGCGCTGAAACTCACTCGTATCTCGATTCTGTCCATGGTGGCGTGGATCGCGCTTTTCTGCCTGTTCAGCCTTGGATTCTTCATGCTGCGCGATATCTGGGACGCGGATCACCAAGGACTCGCGCTCGGGCTGGGCTTGCCGGGCCTGTTCCTGGCGCTCATGGTGTTCACCCTGATGCAAAACTACATGCTGACCCCACGCGGGCGCCTCGAGGCCGGCAAGATCCTCGGCCTGATGGCCTATATGAGGGACTTCAGCGACTTCTCCAAGCGCGGCGTCGAGGACCTGGCGATCTGGGGCCAATACCTCACCTACGCCATCGCGCTCGGCATGGAGACCAAGGTGACCCGCCAACTGGCCTTCCGCCTCCCGACCAACCCCTACTGGGGCGACTGA
- a CDS encoding DUF2207 domain-containing protein yields MMKVSERFSWRVRAVLSAAAGALFVAIIAFGFMLGIGPERGNNGDMTYHSLDYDATVTQNGDLRLVEHMDIDLGKRPDDGGDKVPWRELYQNYKLDDKQLSAITNVSVKDGTGKEYSYADRPASNDLKYSDDTDWDSDFAETWYAVNTSCNPAAPYSPAGGKKASKDPVDGIVGAGRMQGAMDGLGAQGSPGTGSNGSTNTNGSTGVTGQGASYVEPSRSSTFSTSSKPATLSAPQVRSAADNDLKEDGCSSGQSGDTIEIGWNIPATYTAKHMKFDVTMTFKDVVTLYDDVAYLKWEPVADDNPVPIESLHAKVSLPKAKGDATSTSKAKATSVSLPQQWLHFAGSGHIEAQGQNTIDLTAKDINPHQHVDLISMSSAAPMGKVAHTKSGDHAQAVVHDENVEHSKWMVGQVANIVWLVVSILAVIGAFAYAIRQFSITSRKAADHDEIDYYRDIPEITPVAAARLMEILEGSAGSRLMGMKSRSRYEGKMLSRQMAATLLSLLRKGLIAIYPGASEWYVGLDLSRVNSGQLAERVRAHPSSEAEKTSTIVVLPAAYVGDRDGETLLDQMAHGSPRSETQPEPRTQVKLTRAEGALLELLKSFAAYNGSRVFDLKEMRKQGKKWTDGPQYYKAFRDKEEEEFEAAGLAYSQGPAITKAVGGMVVAALIAGLYIWHTWSKGGVPWVVMVLAVVVVFAAIMILNLMPSEALNEDGRKIADQVLGLRKYMEDFSDFSDRGPQDLALWDDYLIYATALGVSSEFVRKLAEVQPSLTDQSWLDQYASGSVLYWVYCGPAWSGAAASAGPSFGSGAGFGGFGDLGSQLSSGFSGLGTSFSGGIGGGGGAFGGSGGGAGGGSFGGR; encoded by the coding sequence ATGATGAAGGTTTCCGAGAGGTTTTCCTGGCGGGTGAGGGCCGTGTTGTCGGCGGCGGCCGGCGCGTTGTTCGTGGCGATCATCGCTTTTGGGTTCATGCTTGGCATCGGGCCCGAGCGCGGCAACAACGGCGATATGACCTACCATTCCCTCGACTATGACGCGACGGTAACACAGAACGGCGATCTGCGCTTGGTCGAGCACATGGACATCGACCTCGGCAAGCGCCCCGACGATGGCGGCGACAAGGTGCCATGGCGCGAGCTTTACCAGAACTATAAACTCGACGACAAGCAGTTGAGCGCCATCACGAACGTCTCGGTGAAGGACGGCACCGGCAAGGAATACTCCTACGCCGACCGGCCGGCCTCCAACGACCTCAAATATTCCGACGACACGGATTGGGACAGCGATTTCGCCGAGACCTGGTACGCGGTGAACACCTCGTGCAACCCCGCCGCGCCCTATTCGCCGGCGGGTGGCAAGAAGGCGTCGAAGGATCCGGTGGACGGCATCGTGGGCGCCGGCCGCATGCAGGGCGCTATGGACGGGTTGGGCGCGCAGGGGTCGCCGGGAACGGGCTCGAATGGCTCAACGAATACGAATGGTTCCACAGGCGTTACCGGCCAGGGCGCCAGCTACGTGGAACCGTCGAGGTCGTCGACGTTCTCAACATCGTCAAAGCCCGCAACGCTATCCGCGCCTCAGGTGCGCTCCGCCGCCGACAACGACCTCAAGGAGGACGGCTGCTCCAGCGGCCAATCCGGCGACACCATCGAGATTGGCTGGAACATCCCGGCCACCTACACCGCCAAGCACATGAAATTCGATGTCACCATGACCTTCAAGGACGTGGTGACGCTCTACGACGACGTGGCCTACCTCAAGTGGGAGCCGGTGGCTGACGACAACCCCGTGCCGATCGAGAGCCTGCACGCCAAGGTCTCGCTGCCCAAGGCGAAAGGCGATGCCACGTCCACGTCCAAGGCCAAGGCCACTTCGGTGAGCCTGCCCCAGCAATGGCTGCATTTCGCGGGTTCTGGCCACATCGAGGCGCAGGGGCAGAACACCATCGACCTCACCGCGAAGGACATTAATCCGCACCAGCACGTCGACCTGATCTCGATGTCATCGGCGGCGCCGATGGGCAAGGTGGCCCATACCAAGTCCGGCGACCACGCGCAGGCGGTCGTGCACGACGAGAACGTGGAACACTCGAAATGGATGGTCGGCCAGGTGGCCAACATCGTCTGGCTGGTGGTCTCCATCCTCGCCGTGATCGGCGCGTTCGCCTATGCCATCCGCCAGTTCTCCATCACGAGCCGCAAGGCCGCGGACCACGATGAAATCGACTATTACCGCGACATTCCCGAAATCACCCCCGTGGCCGCCGCACGCCTCATGGAGATTCTGGAGGGTTCGGCCGGATCAAGGCTGATGGGCATGAAAAGCAGGTCCCGCTACGAGGGCAAGATGCTTTCGCGGCAGATGGCCGCCACGCTGCTCTCCCTGCTGCGCAAGGGGCTCATCGCCATCTACCCGGGAGCCTCCGAATGGTACGTGGGGCTCGATCTTTCGCGCGTCAACTCCGGGCAGCTCGCCGAACGGGTGCGCGCCCACCCCTCGTCGGAAGCGGAGAAGACCAGCACCATCGTGGTTCTGCCGGCCGCATACGTGGGTGACAGGGACGGCGAGACCTTGCTCGATCAGATGGCCCATGGGTCGCCGCGCTCCGAGACCCAGCCTGAGCCGCGGACCCAAGTCAAACTCACTCGTGCCGAAGGCGCCCTGCTGGAATTGCTCAAGTCGTTCGCGGCCTACAACGGCTCTCGCGTCTTCGACCTCAAGGAGATGCGCAAGCAGGGCAAGAAGTGGACCGATGGGCCCCAGTATTACAAGGCTTTCCGCGACAAGGAGGAGGAAGAGTTCGAGGCTGCCGGCCTTGCCTATTCGCAGGGCCCCGCGATTACCAAAGCGGTAGGGGGCATGGTCGTGGCCGCGCTGATCGCGGGCCTTTACATCTGGCACACCTGGAGTAAGGGAGGAGTGCCTTGGGTGGTGATGGTGTTGGCCGTGGTGGTGGTCTTCGCCGCCATCATGATTCTGAATCTGATGCCCAGCGAGGCGTTGAACGAGGACGGCCGCAAGATCGCGGACCAGGTGCTCGGCCTACGCAAGTACATGGAGGACTTCAGCGATTTCAGTGACCGTGGGCCTCAGGATCTGGCGCTTTGGGACGACTATCTCATCTACGCCACCGCCTTGGGCGTCAGCAGCGAGTTCGTGCGCAAGCTGGCGGAAGTGCAGCCCTCCTTGACCGACCAGAGCTGGCTCGACCAGTACGCAAGCGGCTCGGTGCTCTATTGGGTCTATTGCGGCCCGGCGTGGAGCGGCGCGGCTGCCTCCGCTGGTCCTTCGTTCGGCTCCGGTGCAGGGTTCGGCGGTTTCGGCGACCTCGGCTCGCAGCTGAGTTCCGGCTTCAGCGGTCTCGGCACGTCGTTCAGCGGCGGCATCGGCGGTGGCGGCGGAGCGTTCGGCGGTTCCGGTGGCGGCGCCGGCGGCGGCAGCTTCGGCGGGCGGTGA